A stretch of Flavobacteriales bacterium DNA encodes these proteins:
- a CDS encoding DUF6272 family protein has translation MAEGINKYALIGEETVLYEHEGAVDKKVLLDTLPKIEEILDSLSVDRQKKRKIVNIAIETLQNLQLHSFPLDGKAYDLRPLFLVAKDASNITITIGNLIANEECPVLEDKLLKINSLNDEEIKFLYGVIMKQTVVKFSTKGGAGLGLIDMKKKSGNALDFCFQQVDDAVSYFNLKISVPC, from the coding sequence ATGGCTGAGGGAATCAATAAATATGCTTTGATCGGAGAGGAAACGGTTCTTTATGAACATGAAGGAGCCGTGGACAAGAAGGTATTGCTTGACACCCTACCAAAGATTGAAGAAATATTAGACTCACTTTCTGTTGATAGACAGAAGAAGCGCAAGATTGTCAACATTGCCATCGAAACACTGCAGAATCTGCAACTGCATTCGTTTCCATTGGATGGCAAAGCGTATGATCTTCGTCCGTTATTTCTCGTTGCCAAGGATGCAAGCAACATTACCATCACCATCGGTAATCTGATTGCGAACGAGGAATGCCCCGTGTTGGAGGACAAGCTTCTGAAGATCAATAGCCTGAATGACGAGGAGATCAAGTTCCTCTATGGCGTTATCATGAAGCAGACCGTAGTGAAATTCTCTACAAAAGGTGGCGCAGGCCTCGGACTGATTGACATGAAGAAGAAATCGGGCAATGCGCTGGATTTCTGCTTTCAACAGGTGGATGATGCCGTGA